ATTTATTATTAGGTTCTGAGGGTGCTTTATGAATAATTTCATCACTATAATCTCTTAGCAGAGGCTGCATGCCCTGAATTTGAGCCTGAAGTACTTCTGAATTTTCTGAAACCGAGGTCAAAACGGGTGCTATTCTTTTAAGCCAGTTTTCTGTGAAATCATTGAGATTTGAAAGATGTTCGTTAGTTCTATTCCTGAGTTCCTCATCACCAGGATTAACATGAAGATTTGGCAATAATTCATCTAAGCAATACTCTTCTACTTTAAGCAGAAGATCATCCTGACTTTTTCGAAGTAGAGAAGAAAGAAGCATAATTGGAATAACGCTAACTAGAGCTAGAAATGTGGTATTGAAAGCTATAGATAGACCACTTGTTACGCCACCAAGAGCGGATCGCATCTGGCCACCAATTACAGCTGTATCCATGCTGCGTACAAAGGTTGAAAATTCTCCGACTGACTGCCCAATACCAAAAACAGTTCCAATGAATCCAAGAATGGGAATTGCCCAGATGAGGACATTGATAAGGGTGTATCCGTTCTGAAGTCTGTTGAAATCAATTTCCGCTTGGTAATTCAAGATCTGATGCAACTCTTCTTTTTTAGGAACAACCTTAAGATAATGAAGAATTCTGCGGACTCTTATGAAAAGAACACTTACTTGAAAGCGCTTGATCCGTTGTTTTGCCAGAAAAGTTCCGATCTGCTCAATTCTTTTATCAACATCCTTGACAAATATCCCCTCAGATAGGTAATCAGTTAATTCTTTCTGGCGAAATGCTAGGTAAGTTTTGAGTTGGAGTCGATGATGTCTCCATTTGAAGAAAACAAGAAATAAGGCCCAGCAACTCAGGCCGAATATTATTTCTGATATACGTCCATCAAGAAGATCA
The sequence above is drawn from the SAR324 cluster bacterium genome and encodes:
- a CDS encoding MotA/TolQ/ExbB proton channel family protein, which gives rise to MKCLNCSRNNPDEAIYCQNCGTYITERSSSDLLDLLRSLVLALIFTSVFYLIFPLPQIKSHYIHDLLDGRISEIIFGLSCWALFLVFFKWRHHRLQLKTYLAFRQKELTDYLSEGIFVKDVDKRIEQIGTFLAKQRIKRFQVSVLFIRVRRILHYLKVVPKKEELHQILNYQAEIDFNRLQNGYTLINVLIWAIPILGFIGTVFGIGQSVGEFSTFVRSMDTAVIGGQMRSALGGVTSGLSIAFNTTFLALVSVIPIMLLSSLLRKSQDDLLLKVEEYCLDELLPNLHVNPGDEELRNRTNEHLSNLNDFTENWLKRIAPVLTSVSENSEVLQAQIQGMQPLLRDYSDEIIHKAPSEPNNKSDSPEALESESEQSEGKIGPISSSEMELGIKVSEKSAEIPSDSKQGDLSLSKPQV